The Aquila chrysaetos chrysaetos chromosome 25, bAquChr1.4, whole genome shotgun sequence genome includes the window aAAGCGGAGGCGGCTCTTGGCAGGCGTCTTGTGCCTTGACCCGCTCTCAGCCTGCTGGGAGGCACTTTCAGAGGGGGGCTCTCCCTCTGCCCCGCTCTTTCTTCCCCCTGGCAGGCGTATGGATGCCTGGGTGTTGTACCGGATCCCGGCACAGCGCTGGCCTCGGGACTACCTGTGCCCCAGGGCCGAGGCTAGGCGCGTGGAGTAACCGGTTCGCGGCCGTCTCCTCCCTTGCAGCGCGTGGGTCATTTTGATCCAGTGACGCGGAGTCCCCTGACCCAGGACCAGCTGATCCCCAACCTCGCCATGAAGGAGGTGATAGATGCGTTCATCTCGGAGAACGGCTGGGTGGAGGATTACTGAGAGGCCGAGGGGCCAGCACTGGCCCCCCTGGGCCCCCCCTGGCCTCGGCAGCACAGATGGCTCTCGCTGGGCTGGCACCGGCACCATGCCTTACTCGCTCTCTGGCTATTCCCCCTCTGCTCCGGGTGCCCAGAGACCCAGCGACAGCGCTGGGTGAGGGCACGTTGCCATCTCCCCTTCCTGAGGAGCCGCAGGGGCTGGGCGTGCACGAAGGCTCCCCGGGCTCCCCTCTCCACCAGCTCCTTGCGGACCACAGCACTTGGAGGAAGACCTGCCCAGCGGTTTAAGATGGGCTTGTTGCAGTGACCTGGAAGGTCTCGCCAGCGTCTTCATTGCCCAGAGAGCAGCTGACAATCCCCAAAGATCATGTCCTGCTCTGGGGAGGTGCCGTGAGGAGCTTGCCGGGATGAGCGCCTGGTGCTGGTCTGGCCTGGTCCCCTCCCCGTGTACATAGTTGgttcctcctccttccacctcCTGCCTGGCCAGGGTCGtgtcctcctcttccctgtaAATAGCCACTTGTTGGGGTGGGAGACCAAGGATCCTGCTGCGGACACCAACTTGTCCTCTGGCTTTTCCTGGGAAACAACTACCCCGGGGCTGGAAGGGGCTGGCTCGCGTGTCCCCTCGCCTGCTGGAACTGTGGTTCCCTGCGAACAACCTCCCAGGTTGAAgttgttcttccttttattgaaatccctttaaaagaaaaaaaccacaccaaaaccaacaaatctGCGTTCGACTGAGACTCCAGCGTTTTGGTCGGCTGACAGCCTGCCTGGCTTTTGAGCGCCCTCTGGAAGTTTGCCaatgtcaattaaaaaaaaaaaaatatattaaaaaaaaaaaaaaattcagcaataaatgtggaaaaaagagCTGGAGTGGTTGACGGTGGCAATCTCTGCACCGGGCAGGCACTGTCCTGGCTTGGGAACCAGTGCCACCCACGAGGAGTGGGTTTGCCTGCCCCTGTGGGCTGGGGCTCactgctgcctgtcctgcctgcactCTGGTAGCAGTGGGGAAGTAGCAATACGCAATGAGCTATGgcaaaaaaaaactttaatccaagggggagggaaaagacCAGTAAAAACCAGAATTTCTTCAGGCACTTGGTCCCAACACCAGTAGTTGAGTGGGTGGCTGCTAGCTCTGCCCTTCCCTGGTGGTGGCAGGAGCCGGAGCTGCCGCCCCGGCACGCTCTCACCGCAGCCAGGACAGCGGCGCAGCCAGGACGACGGTGGCACATCCTCGGCCTTGCCGGCTCTACCCCAGGAAGGTGGAGATGAAGACGCTGGTGTCCAGGTTGAGCGTGGCGTGCCACCAGCGGTCAGGAAAGTACAGGACCTACCGGGAGAGAGCGGCGGGGGATCCCACGGGCTCCTGGGTCtactccctgcctcctcccacagccctgggggtgctggctgggCTGCGTGGGTGtcatcccttccctgctccccacagGAGTGGGGACCTGGGGTGACGCGCGGGCTGGCCGGGGCCAGGGGTCGGACTCACCTCCCCGGGGCGGAGGGTGCACTCCAGCGGCCGCTCAGCTAGCGGCAGCGCAGGGTACGTGCGGTGGAGCCAGGCCAGCGTCGTCTCGTTGGGGTGGAAGTGGGGTGTTTTATCCGGCGGGTACAGAAACCAGCGCTGGAAGACACCGGCGAggggacacccccccctcccATTTCCCCTCCAGCACCTTGGGCTCAGCCCCAGGGGGGTTTCCCCATGTTTGGGGGATATCCATTGGggtcttttttctctccccaccaccccagggCTCAATTCTCACCTTCCTGCCAAAGATCACCTCGGAGTAACCGGGGCCATGCCAGTGAAAGGGAACACCGGAGCCGGAGCCTACAGCAggaggtgtgtgtgggggggggggggggggggggaattggtGCTGgggagacacccccccaccccagtcgTGCCCGTGCCCACCTctgccagcacccacctgcAATCCCAAAGCTGTAGGCAGGGCTGGTGCCCGGGATGCCGAAGGCGGGGGGCACGTACTGCTGGAAGAGGGGGCCCCACTCGGTGAAGTTGTTGTCCCCAAAGAAGTAGAGGGtgtctgggggtgggggaggaaagaCAGGGAGGATGAAGCCGGTAAGAAGCGgggggctgctggctgcagagaggGGAACGGAGCTACCCACCGCTGCCCAGCCTGGCCGGATCCTGCGGCTTCAGCAGCTGCTCCACGTACTCCTGGAAGGGCACATCCACTGCGggcaggggagagctggggggggggggggcaatgcGGGCACCCCCCCGGGAAGGCCCTGCCCGCcggtgggggggcggggggcgctgTGGGGGGCAGCCCCTGCTCTCACCTTTGCGGTAGGAGTAGGTGTTGGCCGTGCTGAGCCGCACCGGGCGGGCCCCGAAGGCCGCCAGCAGCTTCTCCCGGGTGCAGAGGGCACGGaaggcctgggggggggggggggaacggagGGACACAGCGGGGCCGGGATGATGCTGCTGCCGCCACTGCTCCCGGGGCACCGGTGTGTgctccccccccttcccgcaCTCACCGAGTTGTCCGTGACCCCACGGAGGATAACCGGCCGGGAAAAGGCGAACCTGGGGGAGAGCACGGCAGCGGGGCTTCCGCACGGGCGACCGCACCGGCGCCGGTCCCAACCCACCCCCGGGGCACCGGAGCCGGCCCCAGCCATCTTCCTCGGGGCCCACCCCTCCCTAATCCCCCAGGGCCATTCCCCGGTAGTCCGCCTCGGTCACCGGGGGCTGTCCCCGGCCCTCCCTACCGGCTCTGCCCCTACCCCCGCCCCAGGACCCCCTCTCGGGTCGGCGGCCGCCCGGGCCCGGTCGGGTCGCCCGTACCGCTGCAGGAAGAGGGAGTAGGTGAGGGAAGCGTCGGCCCGCTCCACGGTACACCGTTCCTCCTCCGGCACCGTGCCCGCCAGCCTGCAACGGGATGCTCCGCTCAGCACCGGGCCCGGCGCCGGGCCAgccagccccccccaccccgccccagccccagcccttaCCAGCCGCCGCCCGGCGGGTCGGTGCAGCCCGCGGGCCGGGTCCAAgccagcggcagcagcagcagcgagagcagccgccgcgctgccgccgccaTTCGGGAGCGGGACCGGCGCCGGCACCGGGGTCGCCGGCGGACTACGCTTCCCGGCAGGCACCGCGGCCAGCGGTGACGCCGCGCACCGCCATTGGCTGGCCGCGTCGCTACGATTCCCGGCAGGGGCCATGGCTTAAAGGGGCCACGCCTTAAAGGGGCAACAGGAGACGTGGGGCCCACAGCCTCCCGGGGCACCGCGGCGCACGGACCCCCGGCCGGGGAGCGGGACCGGGGCCgagctccccccgcccccggggctgccccggcggccgccgcaGGCAGGTTAAGCAAAGACAAGAGGCATGGCTCAGTTCAGCTgctctgtttggttttaatccAGTACAAAAGGgccgggcagggggctggggggggggggccacacGCAGCCCCtatttacacaaaaataaatacagggaGGGAGGCgcggggagggcaggcaggcaggcaggaggccctgcctgccctgcccacgGCTGCCTGCCCCACCTGGCTGCCTTCTCCCCCCACCGGCGAGGGGCTCAGGTGTACTCGCAGAGGTGGCCGCAGCCTGCGGGGCAGTGGGAGCTGGTCTCCAGCCACTTCATGATGTGCTGGAGATGGCCGCCgtggctgcagccctggcaccaGACGAAGAGCCCCTTCACCACGTGGTGACAGACGGCACACATGCTGGCACACTGTCGACACCTGCGCCGGAGAGAAGGGGGCGAGCGTGGGCAAAGAGAACCCTCGGGGAGGGCAACGAGGGGGAAAGAGGGGGTACCAACCCCAtcctcctg containing:
- the JMJD8 gene encoding jmjC domain-containing protein 8 isoform X2; translated protein: MAAAARRLLSLLLLPLAWTRPAGCTDPPGGGWLAGTVPEEERCTVERADASLTYSLFLQRFAFSRPVILRGVTDNSAFRALCTREKLLAAFGARPVRLSTANTYSYRKVDVPFQEYVEQLLKPQDPARLGSDTLYFFGDNNFTEWGPLFQQYVPPAFGIPGTSPAYSFGIAGSGSGVPFHWHGPGYSEVIFGRKRWFLYPPDKTPHFHPNETTLAWLHRTYPALPLAERPLECTLRPGEVLYFPDRWWHATLNLDTSVFISTFLG
- the JMJD8 gene encoding jmjC domain-containing protein 8 isoform X1 — protein: MAAAARRLLSLLLLPLAWTRPAGCTDPPGGGWLAGTVPEEERCTVERADASLTYSLFLQRFAFSRPVILRGVTDNSAFRALCTREKLLAAFGARPVRLSTANTYSYRKVDVPFQEYVEQLLKPQDPARLGSDTLYFFGDNNFTEWGPLFQQYVPPAFGIPGTSPAYSFGIAGSGSGVPFHWHGPGYSEVIFGRKRWFLYPPDKTPHFHPNETTLAWLHRTYPALPLAERPLECTLRPGEVSPTPGLWEEAGSRPRSPWDPPPLSPGRSCTFLTAGGTPRSTWTPASSSPPSWGRAGKAEDVPPSSWLRRCPGCGESVPGRQLRLLPPPGKGRASSHPLNYWCWDQVPEEILVFTGLFPPPWIKVFFCHSSLRIATSPLLPECRQDRQQ